The genomic segment TGCCGGATGGGCACCGACGCGCAGGCCGTGATCGACCCTTCGCTGAAGGTGCCGGGGATCGACGGGCTGCGGGTCGCCGACGCCTCGGTGCTGCCCCGGGTGACCACCGGCAACACGAACGCGCCCGCGGTTCTGGTGGGGGAGCAGGCCGCGCGGTTCATGCTCGGCCGATAGTGCGGCGCAGCCAGGACGACCGGGTGGCGAGCGCGGCCCGGCTGACCTCGCTGTCCGGGGCGATGCGGTCGAACCCGTGGTACGCACCCGCCCAGACGTGCAGTTCCGTCGGCACGCCCGCCAGCCACAGGCGCCGGGCGTAGTCGACGTCCTCGTCGCGGAAGATTTCGGCCGCGCCGACCTCGATGAACGCCGAGGGCAACCCGGAGAGGTCGGTGGCGGTGGCCGGGACGGCATAGGGCGAGCTGCCGCCGTTCAGCAGCGATCGCCAGCCGAACTCGTTGCTGGCCCGGCTCCACACCCCGCGCTCGGCGAATTCCACAGTGGACGAGGAGGTACCGCGGTCGTCGATCATCGGGCACAGCAGCAACTGTCCGGCCAGCGCGGGACCTCCCCGATCACGCGCCAGCAGCGCGATTCCGGCGCTGAGCCCGCCACCCGCACTGCCGCCGCCGACGACCAGCTTGGCCGGGTCGAAGCCGAGCTCAACCGCGTTGGCGGCCATCCAGGTCAGGCCCGCGTAGCAGTCCTCGAGCGGCGCGGGGTGTGGGTGTTCCGGGGCCAGCCGGTAGTCGACGGTGACCGCCACGAAGCCGAACTCTTCGATGAGCGGGACCAGCCGCGGCAGGTCGGCGAAACGGTTGTCCACCACCATGCCGCCGCCGTGGATGTTGTAGAACCCGGGTGCTCCCGGCTCGGGAACCCTGGGCTTGGAGACCGTGACGACCACCTCCGTGCCGGGTACCGCATGGTCTGTCCACACCAGATCCCGGTCGCCGATCGCTTCGGCACAGGTCAGGTTCGCCTCCACCATCGCCCGGCGGACGGCGGGCAGCGTTTCGGCGCTCAACGGCGGTCCGGCGGGCAGCTCGCGCAGGGCTTCGGCCAGCTCGGGGTCGAAGGCGGTCACGGGCCCTCCGGATCGACGACCCCGCGGTCCGCCCAGAACGGCTCGACCAGTTCCCGCAGCTGCTTCGCGCCCACGCGCTCGACGAGGTCGACCGCGCCCAGGTTGTCCCGCAGCTGCTCGGTGCTGGTGGCGCCGAACAGGGTGGTGGTGTTCGCCGGGTGGGTCAGGGTGAAGGCCAGGCACAGCTGGGCCGGTGTGGTGCCGAGGTCGCCGGCGAGCTTGCGCAGGTCCTCGGCGGAGTCGGCGATGCGCTGGCGGATGTCGCCGGGATCGCGGCCGACCTGACGCGCGCCGCTGTTCTTGCCCAGCAGCACCCCGCCTTCGAAGATGTCCGACGACTGCAGCGTGACCCCGAACTCGCCGAACACCTTCGCGAACGGTTCACCGTCCGCAATGGACCGCCGGGCCACGCTGTACTTCAGCTGCGCGATGGCCGGGCCGGGCACGTGCTCGGCCTCGGCGAACTCGTGCAGGGCGCGGATGGTGGTGGCCGACCAGTTGTTCACGCCCCACTGCCGGATCAGCCCGGCCCGGCGCAGGCCGTCCAGGTCGAGCACGAGCTGGTGCAGATCGGTGTCTTCGCGCCGGAGGTCGCCGAGCACCACCAGGTCCGCGTGCTCGGTCCCGGCGCGGAACAACGCGTTCTCCAGCTGGTCGCGCAGGCTCTGGGCCGGATATCCCTCCAGCCACAGCTTCGCCGACAGCAGGTAGTCCTCACGCCGGAGCCCGGCCGCGCGCACCATGGCGGAGAACAGCACGTCGGTGAACACCGGAGCACTGCTGGGAAAGCCGTAGACGGCGACGTCGAAGAGCGTGATCCCGGCGTCGACCGCGGTGCGGAGCATGGTCACCGCTTCACGGAAGTCCATCCGGTCGTAGGTGTGCCAGGAGCCGAGCGAGAGCACGCCGGTGAGCGGGCCGTCGCGGCCGATGCGGCGTTGCGGGATGGCGGACATGGTTCTCCTAGGACAGACGGGGATCGATGACGGCCTTGAGCTCGCCGAGTTCCGCCATCGATTCGAGGCGGGCGGAGGCTTCGGACAGGCCGACGGGCGCGCTGAACAGCTCGTCCCACGGCATCCGGCCGGCGAAGGTGCGGAAGAAGCCCACCGAGCGGTGGTAGTCGGCGATGTCGCCGTTGAGCGAGCCGACGACGGTGAGTTCCTTGCCCATCACCGTGCCCAGCGCGACCGGGGACGGCTCGGGGCCGGTCGACCCGACGATCGCCACGGTGCCGCGCTGGGCGGCGAACGCGACGGCTTCCTCGCCGATGGTCGGACCGCCGGCGAAGTCGAAGACGTGGTCGGCGCCGCGTCCGCCGGTGAGCTGCTGGACGCGCTCGATGCGTTCCTCGGATGTGCCGTCGACCGGGATCGTGGCTGTCGCGCCGAAACGCTCCGCGGTTTCGAGCCGGTCGGCCGGGCCGCCGATGGTGATCACGTCACCGGCTCCGGAAATGCGCGCGACCGCGGTGGCGAACACCCCGAGCGCCCCCGCGCCCTGGATCACGACCGTCGCACCGGGACGGATGCCACCCGATCGCGCGACCGCCCGCAGCACGGTTTTGCCCGCGCAGCCGGACATCGAGGCCCAGGTGTCCTTGACGTCGTCGGGCAGCACCAGCTTGGCCGCGCCGGGCGTGACGTAGCAGTAACGCACGAGTCCACCGGTGGCGTACGGGGGCACGTCGGCGCGCTGGCGGAAGCCGTAACCGCGGTTGTCGCACGCGACCGGCTCACGCAGGATCGTGCAGCCGTAACACTTCCCGCAGGTCGATTCGGACCAGCCGATGCGGTCGCCGGGCACGAGTTCCCGGCCCAGCGCGTCGGTGGTGCCGGGTCCGGTGGCCACCACTTCGCCGACCATTTCGTGGCCCAGCACCATCGGCAGCATGCCGGGGAAGGTCATCCGCCCCGACCAGAGGTGGACATCGGTGCCGCACAACGTGGTGCAGGTGATCCGGACCAGTGCGGCGCCCGGTTCCGGCTCCTCCGGCAGCGGGAGTTCCCGCAGCGTCAGCGCGGACCCGTGCTCGGTGAGCACCGCGGCTTCGGTTCTGTTGGCCATCTTTTTAGTCTACGCTCGTGGAAGAAAAAGTCCAGACGCTGGAGGAAACCATGTCTTCGCCCCGCATCCGTCCCGCGTCGCTGGTGGTCCGCGGCGGGCCGATCCACACGTTCGATCCCGAAGGCACGGTGGTGGACGCGCTCGCGGTGCGGGACGGCCGGATCGTCGCGCTCGGTGCCGACGTGGTCGCCGGACCGGACACCGAAGTGCTCGAACTGGCCGGGAGAACCGTGCTGCCCGGCATCAACGACTCGCACCTGCACGCGGTCTGGCTCGGCACGCGCTGGCCGGACACGCTCATCGGGCCCACGGGATTCGCTGGTGGCGAAGAGAAAGCGGTCGACCGCCGGACCGCGATCCTGCGGGCGGGCGAGCTGTGCGCGTCACTCGGCATCACCAGCTACACCGAGCCGGGCCTGGGGCCGGGGGAGACCGGCTGCTTCGCGCCGGAGGTGCTCGACGAATACGCTTCCCTGGCGGCGGAAGGGCTGCTGCGGTCCCGGGTGACCGTGTTGCGGTTGTTCGGCCTGCTCGACGGGGTCAGTTCGCTGGCGGACTTCCGGCGTGGCCTGGATTCGCCGATGCCGAATGCTGATCCGCGGTGGCTCAACGTGCACGGTGTGAAGATCTTCGCCGACGGCATTCCGCCGATGCGATCCGCGTGGACGCACCACTGCTACACCGACGGTTCCCACGGTTCTCTGCTCGTCGACAGCGAAGAGGACCTGGTGGCGATGATCGAGCTGGCGCACGAGGCCGGGATGGTGGTCGGTGTGCACGCCACCGGCGATCGCAGTATCGAGGCCGTGCTCGGGTCGCTCCGGCGGGGTGATCACCTCGTGCACGGCGACCTGGTCACGGCGGATCAGCTGGCACGGATGGCATCCCGGGGCATCGGCCTGACCACGCAACCCGCGATCGCGATGGCCATGAGGGCGATGGTCGCCGAGGCGCTGGGTGGCGAGGTCGCGGCTCGCGCGTGGCCGCTGGCGGAGATGCTGGACTCGGGGGTGCCGCTGACGTTGAGCAGTGACGCGCCGGTGGTCACCCCGGACTGGCGGGTGCACCTGGCCGCGGCCGCGCGGTTGCTCGGAGTGTCCGGTGTGGACTCAGTGCTGATGGAACGGTTGCTGCGCTGCTACACGACCACGGCCGCCGCGCAGGATGGGGCGGCGGACTGGAAGGGTTCGCTGACGGTGGGCCGGGTCGCCGACTTCTGCGTACTGGACGCGAATCCGCTCGAAGTCGCCTTCGCCGAACTGCCCGAGGTCGGCGTCGAGCTGACCGTGACCGGCGGCCGGGTCGTGTACTCAGGTGAGCAGCTGTCCGCCGTCGACCGGCAGGCTCACGCCGGTGAGATGGCCGGCTTCGGGGGAGGCCAGGAACAGCACTGAGGGCACCACGTCGGCGACGGAAGCGATGGAACCCTTGGGAATCCTCGCTTCCCAAGCCGAACGAGCCGCGGTGTCCGAGGCGAACCCGGCGGTCATCGGGGTGAGGACCGGGCCGGGCGCGACCGCGTTGACGCGGATGCCATGGGGCGCCAGTTCCAGCGCGGCCGAGCGGGTGAGCGCGTCGACGGCGGCCTTGGTGGCTTCGTAGTGGCCGAGTCCGGGCGTCGGCTGGCGGGCGCCGATCGACGAGATGTTCACGATCGCGCCCCGGGTGCCCGCCGCGATCATGTGCGCGCCGACCGCTCGCGTCATCAGGAAGGTGCCCCGGAAGTTCACCGCGACGCAGCGGTCGAACACCTCGAGATCCAGGCTCACCAGTGGTCCGCCGCCACCGGCGAGCCCGGCGTTGTTCACCAGCACGTCGATCGGCCCGTACTCGCGGGTGATCAGCGCCAGCGCGGCGTCGACCGAGGCGGCGTCGGAGATGTCCAGGTGGACGTCGGCGGCGGCAGCGTTGATATCGATGTCGGCGACGACCACCCGGTGGCCGTCGGAACGGAAGGCTTCGGCGATCCCGCGGCCGATGCCACTGGCACCGCCGGTCACCACCACGGTTCTCTTGTTCATTCTACGATCGTAGACTAAAACTGGTTTCCGTTACCAGCGAAAGGAAATCTCGTGCGACAGCAGCAGAACGGCTTGGGCTTCGCCACCTCGGACCTCGGACTGGGATCGTGGAACACCTGGGACCGCATGGAGTTCGCCGACGTGGTGCGCCTGCTGCGGCGGGCCGTCGACGCCGGGGTCACGCTTTTCGACGTGGCGCACTACAACATGGGGCCGCACGCCGAGCGGTCACGCACCGACCTCATCTTCGGCGAGGCGATCCGTGCCGCCGGGATCGCGCGCGAGGAGTACGAGCTGTGCGGGAAGCTGTGGCTCTGGGACTACCCGAAGACCGGTTTCGCCGAGCAGCTCGCCACGTCGTTCGACCGGATCGGCGTCGAGCGGGCGGAGGCTGTGGTGGTCGGTGACTACTTCGA from the Amycolatopsis magusensis genome contains:
- a CDS encoding alpha/beta hydrolase codes for the protein MTAFDPELAEALRELPAGPPLSAETLPAVRRAMVEANLTCAEAIGDRDLVWTDHAVPGTEVVVTVSKPRVPEPGAPGFYNIHGGGMVVDNRFADLPRLVPLIEEFGFVAVTVDYRLAPEHPHPAPLEDCYAGLTWMAANAVELGFDPAKLVVGGGSAGGGLSAGIALLARDRGGPALAGQLLLCPMIDDRGTSSSTVEFAERGVWSRASNEFGWRSLLNGGSSPYAVPATATDLSGLPSAFIEVGAAEIFRDEDVDYARRLWLAGVPTELHVWAGAYHGFDRIAPDSEVSRAALATRSSWLRRTIGRA
- a CDS encoding aldo/keto reductase — translated: MSAIPQRRIGRDGPLTGVLSLGSWHTYDRMDFREAVTMLRTAVDAGITLFDVAVYGFPSSAPVFTDVLFSAMVRAAGLRREDYLLSAKLWLEGYPAQSLRDQLENALFRAGTEHADLVVLGDLRREDTDLHQLVLDLDGLRRAGLIRQWGVNNWSATTIRALHEFAEAEHVPGPAIAQLKYSVARRSIADGEPFAKVFGEFGVTLQSSDIFEGGVLLGKNSGARQVGRDPGDIRQRIADSAEDLRKLAGDLGTTPAQLCLAFTLTHPANTTTLFGATSTEQLRDNLGAVDLVERVGAKQLRELVEPFWADRGVVDPEGP
- a CDS encoding zinc-binding dehydrogenase; translated protein: MANRTEAAVLTEHGSALTLRELPLPEEPEPGAALVRITCTTLCGTDVHLWSGRMTFPGMLPMVLGHEMVGEVVATGPGTTDALGRELVPGDRIGWSESTCGKCYGCTILREPVACDNRGYGFRQRADVPPYATGGLVRYCYVTPGAAKLVLPDDVKDTWASMSGCAGKTVLRAVARSGGIRPGATVVIQGAGALGVFATAVARISGAGDVITIGGPADRLETAERFGATATIPVDGTSEERIERVQQLTGGRGADHVFDFAGGPTIGEEAVAFAAQRGTVAIVGSTGPEPSPVALGTVMGKELTVVGSLNGDIADYHRSVGFFRTFAGRMPWDELFSAPVGLSEASARLESMAELGELKAVIDPRLS
- a CDS encoding amidohydrolase; its protein translation is MSSPRIRPASLVVRGGPIHTFDPEGTVVDALAVRDGRIVALGADVVAGPDTEVLELAGRTVLPGINDSHLHAVWLGTRWPDTLIGPTGFAGGEEKAVDRRTAILRAGELCASLGITSYTEPGLGPGETGCFAPEVLDEYASLAAEGLLRSRVTVLRLFGLLDGVSSLADFRRGLDSPMPNADPRWLNVHGVKIFADGIPPMRSAWTHHCYTDGSHGSLLVDSEEDLVAMIELAHEAGMVVGVHATGDRSIEAVLGSLRRGDHLVHGDLVTADQLARMASRGIGLTTQPAIAMAMRAMVAEALGGEVAARAWPLAEMLDSGVPLTLSSDAPVVTPDWRVHLAAAARLLGVSGVDSVLMERLLRCYTTTAAAQDGAADWKGSLTVGRVADFCVLDANPLEVAFAELPEVGVELTVTGGRVVYSGEQLSAVDRQAHAGEMAGFGGGQEQH
- a CDS encoding SDR family NAD(P)-dependent oxidoreductase, which produces MNKRTVVVTGGASGIGRGIAEAFRSDGHRVVVADIDINAAAADVHLDISDAASVDAALALITREYGPIDVLVNNAGLAGGGGPLVSLDLEVFDRCVAVNFRGTFLMTRAVGAHMIAAGTRGAIVNISSIGARQPTPGLGHYEATKAAVDALTRSAALELAPHGIRVNAVAPGPVLTPMTAGFASDTAARSAWEARIPKGSIASVADVVPSVLFLASPEAGHLTGVSLPVDGGQLLT